cagggagcagaggggtttagatgggttgggagttctgggggggggggctgtcagggggtggggagtggttggatggggcatgggagtcccaggggtctgtctgggggtgggggtgtggataagggttggggcagtcaggggacaagaggcagggaggcttagatagggagtggagtcctggggggcagttaggggcaggggtcccaggagggggcagtcaggggacaaggaacggggggagggttgggggttctggggggggcgggaagtgggaggggcaggggtggggctagggcggggctcctcccgtcctctttttttcttgctgaaatatggtaaccctagcataagggcctgagctctgaactgctaattgtgtgctcagtccctgcataggggcctgagccctaaactgtcaattgtgtgcttagcccctacccaaaggtcggggccctaactgttattcgctttgtagcggggcggtcTGACTTTCAggcaccccaggaagggacgagccccaccccggacctACTACAGACCGAGacaagccgggcagtgcagccaggacacggaggcagagcaggaaagccgagcagagcctgtgagcatggtgtgatcttgggaggagcatagagagcttttgggccaggtgctggctaaagaggcttggagctgagagcagggaggctaatccctgctgttggttcctgctgtgtttggagaagcaggactctgtatgttccttgtcaataaacaagacatcaaacaattaccagactccattgccaatttctgctccccactggaacatccccagggccccaaactttgactagccccttgggttgaagagggacaccaatatctttattgtgtagtttcgttgcacgtctatctaatctcagtggtttatcagcaactaattactgttgcaatgttttctcatgtaataaccatatttattaaaaacacagagggcaggtttttgaacctaaactcaccactgctaatacatgcagaattcagatgtaaagtcctggctttgagtcatcccccatttaaatgctcaatgacagttgctagaaatccagtgtcatgattcattgatcactaatgccgaggggcagtggcagggctgggagaagcagaggtaaatgtgggtctaaagtcgtagtgagtgacatggcttccagagaggcagagtggaagcgggggtccagttatacacaccaatcacgcTTTTCGTGTCATTCGAATGcattccaggggatttaccatgcagaagccaacaggaagggagtgagcagagtagaggcattgcagggactgcactgattaggtgggggctggcgcgccgtgtctgatctaatattgtctccccttctcagcggcgccggctcccaaggaggatgggctcctcctgccggacccagcacacgtctgttggcttaaccaggatgagggaagacctgcactccccactcttacagaaccctacccagtagatgtagcctttcccattgaacaggacgttctgacacttgtcgtaccaccagcctccatagctacttgcgcaattcccactggcctggtcctgatccttgtcagtcgtgctgaacttcatgttgtcgtgtatgccccccaggccggagtggtaggtggtgagatagtcctcgccgtccccagagtacctgcccagcctccgcgggtacccgctgggctcatcctcgacactgaagatgtcgtactctgcgtagcgggtgttgttggatttgtcctccaccacaaagcggaccttgtagatgttctgccgcgtgagcagggacaggtactcgttgcccagccagtaatcctgctgcacgttcccaaagccgtacttgtaggtgctccaggactccttccaggtgatctctgtgttgtaagaatttctctgcacaagggtccagcctttgccttcggtgtccatgtcacaccacaccactcgagggggagagcctgccggctggatgacatggaccccgctggggctgtccctggggatgttgctgcagtctttggggaaccctgaaatgccacgaacatcaggttaagggggcgggggggaggggagggagagagcgagAGCGCGCGCTAGCTAGCTCGctcaaatcagcctggggtaactggaggctgggtttttagaggcaggtcctgtgtatttcacaatactacagccacagaatccgccccggccattcctggccacagaatccagctccagatcttacactttcattttaccaataaaataaaataagaatagtttcttgctctgctggttttgaagaaaccttgaagagatgaatcaagtgtaaacccaggctctgtatccttcgtgagtccgtactgctgaagaaatcgtttggggagggtgggggagacgctgtcagatccatctcagcgaatgtcaattatgaaacccatcagtgacaatttaaatgggagttttcaaagagcctaagggagtttgacacccgactgtgattggaattcagtgggatttaggcacccaactccctgtggtgcctttgaaaattccagacatcctatcgaggggcttgtctttggggcggaaattgtcccgaactatcctggtagaatgaaagcactgtgcttatactgctcctcccctccccagggtcatccctcgagcctgagcccccccagctcccctaccccccagacaatccccctgtgtgccccacccccatagctgagccgagggggaggagctgctgagctctgcggggccgggggctcagggccacctctggagctggtttggcccctggcctgcctgggcaagcccctgagcagctcctagagccgctggaggtgtggggagaagggaatgaaaacccctgacaaggaggaactggctctccctgctgcctggactctgggggcaaggcttctaggcatgagcgagagatccccagctgttagccggggctagccctagtataggagttggtgagatggaagggtagaactcccagccaattttggcgggtgcctggttcccacacgctgccctgcggttggcaccagcgctcttcagtcactgctgggggcttggcagccgttaccggagaaagggataacgaagctgtggaaagcaaacagccagtcgagcagcacctcccccaccccggctggcccattGGGAGTAGTGGGGtcactagcgcaggccggccttgcgatcccttcggagaactcagcgttcCTTGGGGCCCAGCGCTgacgggggggctggaaggtgcattcagtggataagtggatctaggggtgaccccggcatgggggagaggagcagaatcaggcccacgatgccctgatctcggatatggcagatgatagaagctctccgacgggttctctactcacccctctccaccttcttgtgggccagggccccgttgccctgcatgggggctacgcaaaggagcgccatcatggacagcgcagacagaagcaggagagagctggactggaaccctgcaggggacagaaaccgctggacatgagaccaggagagagtttcacaagtgcctaaatcccactagaagtcactgggatttaggcacttaagtgacttagccactcttgaaaatgttacccttagacgctaaggccagagttttcagagggctcaactactgggccagattttcagaagagctcagctcccaggtaggcaccgcaggacatggctggatgttcaaaggggctcagcatgggggggggggggggcaaatctCTGGAGatggggtgaagcccaccattcacctctcccctggcccggccactgtctccgtctctgcagccggcccgattagcacacagcggggacccagctgcagggtaaaaaccattcaaagattgcggctccgatgtcctggctcccgggtcccgggcgggtcagggccggctggagcgctccctgtggtggggaaggagctgcctcctctctccccgcgctgcaccgctgcaaggggagtgctgctcggagcaaccccctctgtcccagctcaccccgtccacagtcactaccaccaaccggagggcagtgcccgctcacccacacagagacagcagctgggcagcctccggcagggctctgcccccctcagatgagtgccaggtgagaggggcccagggcacagagctgctgtgtgccccacgtcaggcatgctgccccctgcactgcagcccagcagcccagggggggacacgctgctgacactgcagctgttctgtgggcccagctcaggccaggcttaaagtgggcagagtcgccaggggccacagtcctggccaaaaagagttcaaaatggagccgggtcgctgaggggtgcactgtaagcgctgccctagcaagggcatggccatttatttcagccgggattaacatagacacccctccccctccccacacatgcttttcccaggccaccttcagcactcagcgcagggattcacaatgaccttgccgggatcagcagcccagagcaatccagactcttggacagaaaccggctcattcacccccccccccccaggtatatctatcccggccctggtattacatcttgtgtagctacagcccacagaacgcagagcacggcatatgcagcccccaatgggaaataggttgagaaccctacagcagaggctcacgtgtgaagctccagaggtcccaagtttgattatagctgctgccggcccatgacagttgcaaaatggcagctttttgtggggtgaggcgggttggggtggggtgtgtgtgtatgtgtcaaaccagaacaggctaaagccgcactgtcctcccttttggactacatgggaccccagctacctttcagcgcctcatggataagctactacacccccataatcattatgctgctgcctacctggacgatgtggtcattcataccccagactgggaaacccacctcgaaggtggaggcagtgctcaataccttcaggcgagctggccttacagctaaCCCAGCtaagtgtgctgtagggtttacggaggccaaatatcttggctacattgtgggaaaaggtttggtaaaaccccaactgaacaagttagaggccatccaaaattggccccgaccacatcgcaagaaacaagtccgggcattcctaggtgtggtggggtattaccgacgatttagcccccactttgccacaagggcaagccccctgacagacctactgaaagcccacggacctgatctggtgagatggtctgacggagcagagagagcgttcacagacctacagactgccctctgcagtaaccccgtactgatagccccagattttaccaaggaatttatcctgcagacggatgcatcggaagtagggttaggggccgttctatcacagatggttggggaagaggaacatccagttctctacctcagtaggaaactccttccgagggaacaaaaatatgctgtggtggagagagagtgcctcgctgtaaaatgggccatggaaacgttgcgctactacctgctcgggcgcagatttgtccttgtgaccgaccatgcccctcttcaatggatgcaacggaacaaggagaagaacactagggtgaccaggtggttcttatccctccaacctttccagttccgtgtgcaacacaaaGCAGGGAGCCATCATCAATGccaatggcttgtcacgtgtgcactgtctggcgtcccaagctgcccaaccccttggtgttgagcaggggggagggatatgtgacagacccgaccagtggggtacagaagccttgtagaaggcaaatatactggccattggatgaatagttttctgttctctgagtgaccagagcaggggctgcactagaacaagcaggaactttcttgaaccaatttaaggcaggcaggctaattaggacacctggagtcaattaagaagaacctgctagactcaattaaggcaggctaatcagggcacctgggtttaaaaaggagctcacgtcAGTTTGTGGTGGTGTGGGTgaggatctgggagcaagaggcactaggagctgagagtgagaaggcgtactgctgggagatccttttttaagaacattattggatttctgtgttttaagaggtctgtgcatgtttttcagttagctggtggcagcagctaatttattttccttttttcagttcttccccagacagggggggaagagtttgggggtaccccacaggaaggaattcccaagtgcgccttcctgggctctcaaaggggtggcagcatttaccaatccaCGGCCAGGAggatctgtaaccttgggagtttaatacaagcctggagtggccagtattaatttttagagtccttgaggaccctccgcccgccccccccccttctgcactcgaagtgccagcgtggggaatcagccttgacagcatcccagctggggaagtttCACATTAGCCTGGCTCCGCAGACCAGGAGAGACCGGCCCAGGGCAGTATGCAAAGCCCAGTGATACTAACGCCCACAGTGACTGTCCTGCAGCACGGGGCAAACGTCTCAGGTCCCAGAGCCTTGgtacctcctctgcccccaagaggAGACTAACGAAAAATAATTCCCTGAAATGAGGTAAACAGCCCCCTGActtgcaaaagcaaagaaaatacaggaGTTGGGGCACCATCCCCTTATGCTTAGATgaaggggctggagccaggactcctgggttctagccctataTGTACTGCTTCCAGGGCAAATCAGTGGGGGCAGTGAGGCTGTAGGAGTGCCAGGGGTTGTTGTGGGGTCACTCCCcgcaaagggagaggggcgggaaggggttaaTTCATGAAATCCAGAAAGTGATTAAAGTTCCCAGCCGGACAGACAAGTCCCTGAGCTCCAGGAAGGGGTctcgggcctgggggctgcaggtccgactagagctaagggcgctgctgggacactgtgtgtagtggggggctgagagcccctgACCCG
Above is a window of Chrysemys picta bellii isolate R12L10 unplaced genomic scaffold, ASM1138683v2 scaf657, whole genome shotgun sequence DNA encoding:
- the LOC135979112 gene encoding fibrinogen-like protein 1-like protein isoform X1 is translated as MKGFQSSSLLLLSALSMMALLCVAPMQGNGALAHKKVERGFPKDCSNIPRDSPSGVHVIQPAGSPPRVVWCDMDTEGKGWTLVQRNSYNTEITWKESWSTYKYGFGNVQQDYWLGNEYLSLLTRQNIYKVRFVVEDKSNNTRYAEYDIFSVEDEPSGYPRRLGRYSGDGEDYLTTYHSGLGGIHDNMKFSTTDKDQDQASGNCASSYGGWWYDKCQNVLFNGKGYIYWVGFCKSGECRSSLILVKPTDVCWVRQEEPILLGSRRR
- the LOC135979112 gene encoding fibrinogen-like protein 1-like protein isoform X2, encoding MKGFPKDCSNIPRDSPSGVHVIQPAGSPPRVVWCDMDTEGKGWTLVQRNSYNTEITWKESWSTYKYGFGNVQQDYWLGNEYLSLLTRQNIYKVRFVVEDKSNNTRYAEYDIFSVEDEPSGYPRRLGRYSGDGEDYLTTYHSGLGGIHDNMKFSTTDKDQDQASGNCASSYGGWWYDKCQNVLFNGKGYIYWVGFCKSGECRSSLILVKPTDVCWVRQEEPILLGSRRR